GGACGTTGAATGGCTTACCGATGTATTGGTCAGCGCCAGCTTGGTAGCCATCAAGCATCGAGTTCTCATCGTTTAATGCTGTCAACATCAGTATAGGGGTAGCGAATCGTTGGCAAATACGGCGAGCCACCTGCATACCACTGAGGTTAGGTAACATTACATCGAGTAAGACGAGGTCAACAGGCGTTTTTTCCATGTACTGTAACGCGCTTTCACCACAGTGGACTGACGAGACCGTATACCCTTCTTCTTGCAACACGGCTTCCAATAGTTCACACAACGGAACATCGTCATCTACGACCAAAATTCGTGACATCATCCACTACCAGTTAAATAAAAATGGTTCGCATTCTATTACTCATTTGCAGATTAAACAACTATAGTTTTTAGGGTTTTTGAGCATAAAAAATACCAAAAAAGCCCTTATCAAAAAGGGCTACACAAACCAATTAGTTATGTTCTCATCGCCGCTGTTTATAGATGAAATATCTTTCTTTAAATATGCATCGATAATCATCGGATACCACAAGAAACAAAACTCGCACTTTATTTTCCATAAAAAAGAGTACAATTCTGGGCACTTCATTCTTGAGACACAGACTTAATATGACAACGCTTTTGATTGGCCACCGAGGTGTGGCAGGTAAGTTCCCCGAAAATACGAAAGTCAGCGTTCAAGCTGCGATCGATTTAGGGTTAAATTGGGTTGAAGTCGACGTACAACCGACCAAGGATAACGTTTTGGTGGTTTGCCACGATCATACAGTAAACCGCTGTAGCAACGGTAAAGGTCGAGTTGACCAAATGACATTATCTGAGCTCAAAGCGTTAGATTTTGGTCGTTGGTTCAGCGATGAATTCGCCAATGAATCCATCATGACATTATCTGAACTCCTAGAGCTTGCAGCAGAAAATGACCTAAACCTTAATATCGAGGTTAAAGTAGATCATCACTCTGCCAATGACGTTGCTAAAATGGCGGCTAAAACTCTTCTAGACGGTCCTTTACCTAAAGAACGCATCCTTTTATCAAGCTTCAGTCATGACGTAATTAGAGCACTGCACAAGCATTGTGAGGGTTATAGACTAGGTGTGCTAAGTGAATTCTTTACTCGAAAAGACCGATTATTGCTCGAAGAAGTAGATGCCTACAGCTGTAACCTCAATATTAACTGGGTTCGCTCACGCCAAATCAATAAGCTACAACAAGCAGGCTATAAGGTGATGTGCTACACAGTGAACAATCCCAACAAACTAAAACATCTGCCAATGTTGGATGGCATCTTTAGTGACCATCCAAGTCGTTTTATGTAGTAGCTGAGATGTCGATATTAGGAACTTCATTACCATTCAATAGTAATTGGGGTTCCCATTTTGACTAGCTTGACAAATTCGTCCATTTCTTCGTTAGTAATGGCAATGCAACCGTTAGTCCAATCGAAGCTTTGAATAAATTGAGGTGATTGAGTCTCACCATTTTTAAGACCGTGAATTTTAATTGCCCCTCCAGGTGCGACACCGCGACGATGCGCTTCCAAACGGTCAATCGCGTCAGGATAACTGATATGCACAGAACGGTAGAAAGCAGAATCGTTGATCACGTAATCTAACGTGTAATCACCTTCTGGAGTTCTATTGTCACCCTCTTCTTGCTTGTGCCCTTTTGGATTAGCACCCAATGCGATGCGATACTCTTTAACGACCTCGCCATTCTCCATCAGGTACATCCTACGCTTCGACTTATCAACTTTTACCAAATCGACCGCTGCGTGAGCACCGGACATAAACGTACAACACAAGATCAAAGACAACCATTTTACTGACATCGCCAGAACGCCTAACTCATCCACTTAAGGGGAACACAAAAAAGAGCAACCATGCTAGTCAGATGGTCACACTAAAGCAAACTTAATGTGTGCAAATTTAACTACTCATTACACTAAAATTGGCTTACTTTATAAGGAGATTACTTTACAAATTCAGCACAAATAGAGAGGGTATTATGCTCAACATTGCTTTTTTCAGTGCAAAATCCTATGACGAAGCCTCTTTCAACAAAATCAAAAACAACCGAGACTTCGAATTTCACTATCATGATTTTAGATTAACGTCTAAAACTGCAAAAATGGCACAGGGCTGCGAGGTTGTTTGCGCCTTTGTAAACGATGACTTGTCTGCTCCGGTTCTAAAACAACTTTCCATTGGCGGCACGAAACTGATTGCGATGCGTTGTGCAGGTTTCGACAAGGTCGATTTGGAAGCGGCGAAAGAACTTGGTTTACAAGTTGTTCGCGTTCCTGCCTATTCACCAGAAGCCGTGGCGGAGCACACTGTCGGAATGATGATGTGTCTGAATCGACGCTTGCATAAAGCTTACCAGCGTACCCGTGACGCAAACTTCAACCTAGAAGGTCTAGTCGGCTTTAACTTTTATGGCAAGACTGTTGGTGTCGTAGGAACTGGTAAGATAGGTATCGCCACCATGCGCATCTTTAAAGGGCTGGGGATGGAAGTTCTTTGTTACGACCCATATGAAAACCCTCTTGCGTTGGAGATGGGCGCGCGTTACTGCTCTCTTGAAGAGATCTATGCTAACGCAGATGTCATCTCGCTACACTGTCCGATGAGTGAAGAGAACTACCACCTGTTGAATGAGAAAGCATTCTCGCAAATGAAAGACGGTGTAATGATCATCAACACTAGCCGCGGCGAACTACTTGATTCAGTTGCGGCGATTGAGGCGCTAAAACAAGGCAAAATCGGAGCTTTAGGCTTAGATGTGTACGATAATGAAAAAGACCTGTTCTTCCAAGACAAATCCAATGATGTGATTGTCGATGACGTGTTCCGCCGCTTGTCTGCATGTCACAACGTACTATTCACTGGACACCAAGCGTTCTTGACTCATGAAGCCCTCAACAACATCGCGTCTGTGACCCTAAGTAACGTAGAAGCCTTCTTTACGGGCACTCCTTCAGGTAATGAGCTGATCAACTAAATCGGTAGATCGAGCAGTATAGTAGAGCGTAGAATTTCAGCTATGCTATACTCCTCGACCATTAAAAATTTGAGCCCAATTACCATGAGCATAAAAACTGATATTCAAAAGCTGCACAACCGTTTAGATAATTGCCAACGCAAATTGGATGCGGCGCGCTCTCGTGGTGATCACGAAATGATTACTAAGTTCACGAATGAAGTTGATGACTTAACGAAGAAGCTGAATCAACTTAAGCACAAGCAAACATACGAGCTAAACAAAGAACGTAAGAGCCTGCTTGATATGCCATTCTCTCGTGAAATCACTAAAGCAGAACAAGCAGATATCGGCAAGCTTAAGAAGCGTGTACGCGGCCTAGTTATCGTTCACCCATTAACAAAAGTGGGTAAAGAATTGCGCCTAGACGTAATGACAGGTTTTGCTCCAAAAGAGTTCTAATAACTCTATTAAGTAACGGATATTGAAAAGCCCAAGCAGCTAGCTTGGGCTTTTTTGTATTTTAAATTCAGTGAGTTGAGTTTTGGTTGAATTCTATTTAAATGGTGAGTGACAGTGCAACCTGCTCAGTTTTCAACTTACTAGAAGATAAAACCTTAGATAACTTTCAAATGCTACAAA
This portion of the Vibrio hyugaensis genome encodes:
- a CDS encoding glycerophosphodiester phosphodiesterase family protein is translated as MTTLLIGHRGVAGKFPENTKVSVQAAIDLGLNWVEVDVQPTKDNVLVVCHDHTVNRCSNGKGRVDQMTLSELKALDFGRWFSDEFANESIMTLSELLELAAENDLNLNIEVKVDHHSANDVAKMAAKTLLDGPLPKERILLSSFSHDVIRALHKHCEGYRLGVLSEFFTRKDRLLLEEVDAYSCNLNINWVRSRQINKLQQAGYKVMCYTVNNPNKLKHLPMLDGIFSDHPSRFM
- a CDS encoding L,D-transpeptidase family protein, producing MSVKWLSLILCCTFMSGAHAAVDLVKVDKSKRRMYLMENGEVVKEYRIALGANPKGHKQEEGDNRTPEGDYTLDYVINDSAFYRSVHISYPDAIDRLEAHRRGVAPGGAIKIHGLKNGETQSPQFIQSFDWTNGCIAITNEEMDEFVKLVKMGTPITIEW
- a CDS encoding 2-hydroxyacid dehydrogenase, which codes for MLNIAFFSAKSYDEASFNKIKNNRDFEFHYHDFRLTSKTAKMAQGCEVVCAFVNDDLSAPVLKQLSIGGTKLIAMRCAGFDKVDLEAAKELGLQVVRVPAYSPEAVAEHTVGMMMCLNRRLHKAYQRTRDANFNLEGLVGFNFYGKTVGVVGTGKIGIATMRIFKGLGMEVLCYDPYENPLALEMGARYCSLEEIYANADVISLHCPMSEENYHLLNEKAFSQMKDGVMIINTSRGELLDSVAAIEALKQGKIGALGLDVYDNEKDLFFQDKSNDVIVDDVFRRLSACHNVLFTGHQAFLTHEALNNIASVTLSNVEAFFTGTPSGNELIN
- a CDS encoding YibL family ribosome-associated protein, with protein sequence MSIKTDIQKLHNRLDNCQRKLDAARSRGDHEMITKFTNEVDDLTKKLNQLKHKQTYELNKERKSLLDMPFSREITKAEQADIGKLKKRVRGLVIVHPLTKVGKELRLDVMTGFAPKEF